The Siansivirga zeaxanthinifaciens CC-SAMT-1 region TAAAATGATAAAATCTGGTACTCCAAAAAAGGAAGCGTTAAACAATTTTATGTCGCGTGTACTTGGGTCTATAGATAAATAAATTCTGGATAAATTAAAACAAAAGAGCTGGCTTAAAGCCAGCTCTTTTGTTTTTATAAACTATTGTATACGATGCTTCTTTTTATAAGGCCTAATTATTAAGCGCGCTTCTCTATCAAAACGAATGTAATTATACACCCAATTAATAAAAACAACCATTCGGTTTCTAAAACCAATTAAGAAAAACAAGTGAACAAACATCCAAACGTACCAAGCAAAAACGCCCTGAAATCTTATTTTTGGTAAATCTACAACCGCTTTATTTCTGCCAATAGTTGCCATAGCGCCTTTATCGTTATACACAAAAGGCACCATCGGTTTGTTTTCTATCAATTTTAATAAATTTTCGCCTAATTGTTTTCCTTGTTGAATGGCTGGTTGCGCCATCATAGGCAAACCATCGGGAAATTCGGGAGAAACCATAGAAGCCACATCGCCTACTGCAAAAATATCGTCATAACCTTTTACCTGACTAAATTCATTCACCAACAATCGGTTGGAGCGGGTTACAAAGTCTCCCGCATCTAAACCTTTTATAGTAGCGCCCTTTACCCCTGCTGCCCAAATTAAAGTAGCCGTTTCAAAAGTTAAATCGGTATTGGTTGTTACCGTTTTCCCATCATAATTAGTCACCCTAATATTTTTCCATATATTAACTCCCAGTTTTTCTAAAAAATCTTCTGCTTTAGCCGATGCTTGTGCGCTCATGCCCTTTAAAATGCAATCGCTAGACTGTATAACATTAATTTGAACCAAACGCGTATCTAAATCGGGGTAATCTTTGGGTAAAATACCTTTTTTAATTTCAGCTAAAGCGCCTGCTAATTCAACACCTGTTGGACCTCCACCAACAATAACAAAATTCATTAAAGCATTACGTTCTATTAAATCGGTTGTTAAAAGTGCCTCTTCAAAGTTTTCAAGAATTAAACTTCGTAGGTTTAACGATTGTGGTATGGTTTTCATGGCCATACTATGGGCTTCAATCTCTTTGTTGCCAAAATAATTTGTTTCCGATCCCGAAGCAATTACCAAATAATCATATTTAAGGGTTCCTATATCGGTAATAATCTTCTTTTTTTCGGCATCAATTTGTTCAACATTAGCTAATCGAAAAATAAAATTTGGAAAATCTTTTAGAATTTTTCTAATAGGATATGCAATAGAATCGGGCTCTAATCCGCCTGTAGAAACTTGATATAATAAGGGTTGAAACGTGTGATAATTATTTTTATCCAGTAAAACAACCTGTACCTCTTTTTTAGATAATTTTTTTGCTAGAGAAATTCCAGCAAAACCACCTCCTATAATTACGACACGAGGAAAACTTGTTCTTGGTATATTCATAAACTAAATGTTACTAACAAAGGTAAGAAAAGATATAAATTTATATGCTTCTAAATTCGTTATTCGGATTAGGTTTCGTAAATTCGTGGACTGAAATAACGATTAAATTAAATCATGAGTAAATACGATATTATTGTTCTTGGAAGTGGTCCTGGTGGTTATGTTACAGCTATTAGAGCATCACAGTTAGGTTTTAAAACTGCAATTGTAGAAAAAGAAAATCTTGGTGGCGTATGTTTAAATTGGGGTTGTATTCCAACGAAAGCCTTATTAAAATCGGCGCAGGTATTTGAATACCTTAAACATGCTGGTGATTACGGTTTATCTGTAAAAGAATACGATAAAGATTTTAATGCGGTTGTACAACGCAGCAGAAGCGTTGCCGATGGCATGAGCAAAGGCGTTCAATTCTTAATGAAAAAGAACAAAATAGATGTTATTGAAGGTTATGGTAAATTAAAACCAGGTAAAAAAGTTGATGTAGACGGTACAGAATATAGCGCCGATAACATTATTATTGCTACTGGAGCGCGTTCTCGCGAGTTACCAAACTTACCTCAAGATGGTAAAAAAGTAATTGGTTACAGACAGGCAATGACATTAACCGAGCAACCTAAAAAAATGATTGTTGTAGGTTCTGGAGCTATTGGTATTGAGTTCGCTTATTTCTATAATTCTATGGGTACAAAAGTAACTATAGTAGAATATTTACCAAATATTGTTCCTGTTGAGGACGAAGATGTATCTAAACAACTAGAACGTTCATTCAAGAAAAGTGGTGTTAACATTATGACTTCTGCCGAAGTTACTACAGTTGATACTTCTGGTGAAGGTGTAAAAGCCACAGTTAAAACAAGTAAAGGTGAAGAAGTTTTAGAAGCCGATATTATTTTAAGTGCTGTTGGAATTAAAACAAACATTGAAAACATTGGTTTAGAAGATGTTGGTATTGTTGTAGATAGAGATAAGATTTTAGTAAACGATTATTACCAAACAAACATACCAGGATATTATGCTATTGGAGATGTAACTCCTGGGCCAGCATTAGCGCACGTTGCTTCTGCCGAAGGTATTCTTTGTGTTGAAAAACTAGCCAATATGCATGTTGAACCATTAGATTACGGTAATATTCCTGGATGTACGTATTGTACTCCTGAAATTGCAAGTGTTGGTTTAACCGAAAAACAAGCTAGAGAAAAAGGTATCGATATTAAAGTTGGTAAGTTTCCGTTCTCTGCATCTGGTAAAGCAAGTGCAGGTGGAAATAAAGATGGCTTTGTAAAAGTTATTTTTGATGCTAAATATGGCGAATGGTTAGGTTGCCATATGATTGGTGCTGGTGTTACCGATATGATTGCAGAAGCCGTTTTAGGTAGAAAACTTGAAACAACAGGTCATGATGTATTAAAAGCTATTCACCCTCACCCAACTATGAGTGAAGCCGTTATGGAAGCTGTAGCTGCTGCTTACGATGAAGTAATACACATCTAATACATTTTAGATACTATAAATAAAAAAGGTGCGATTCATAAAGTTTTGAATCGCACCTTTTTTTAAAATTATTTAAGCTAAACTTAAACATATACTATATAAAACTATGAATAGCAAGCTCATAGCTTTGCATACCAAAACCAAGAATAACCCCTTTAGCGTTAGGTGATATGTAAGATTGATGTCTAAATTCTTCTCTGCCAAATGTATTTGAAATATGTACTTCTACAACAGGTGTTTCTATACCTTTTATAGCATCTCCAATAGCAATAGAAGTATGCGTGTAAGCACCGGCGTTAATTATAATACCATCATAACTAAAACCAACTTCGTGCATTTTATTAATTATTTCGCCTTCAACATTCGATTGGTAATATTCTAAATCGACGTTAGCATATTTTTTTTTAACGGTATCAAAAAACTCGGTAAAAGTTAAACTTCCGTAAATTGCCGGTTCTCTTTTACCTAGTAAATTAAGATTGGGTCCGTTAATAATTATTAGTTTTTTCATTAAGTAAAAATATTAAAAATAATGTTATTTATTTTTTAAAAAATCTATCTGAGTAGTTTCATTAAGCTTCAAATTAGAAGTGGCCTTAATTGTGTTTACGCCATCTTCAATTTGAACAATAACAGTGTTTGGAGCAATTTGCCCTTCATTATTTGCCTTGATTTTAACCGACGTTTTCTGTGCTTTTAATTCTATTTTAATTTTTCGCTTTTCGTTTTTTGCTTCATAGTTATTAAGCACAACTTCACCATTAACAAAAACAGAAATTTTATCTCCATCTTCTTTGCCACCATCAAAAACAGTTAATGTAATTGTATTAGCCTTAGAAAACACACTTAAAACTTCGTTTTTACGTAAAACATTTAACTTACCAGCATCCATTAATTTTAAAGAACTCATTTTTGCTTTTATACTATCTGGTACCATCTTAGAATTTGATATTTTTTTAGATACCTTTTGAATACGTTTTTCTACAGACTCTTGTGTATTTAAAAATATTTTCCCATCTATACATTGCGTATTATCTGAAAAAAGCCCGACAAAATTTGTTTTAATATTTTTAGATTTATCTAGATTAAAATTTTTCACAGTAGCATGCACAAAGCAAAAATCCTGTTGAGAGACAGGAGATTTTGTGTAAACAATACCTGTTTCACGAAAATTTAGTTCATTTTTATCTTTTAAATATTCACCAAATATATTAGACTGTGTTTCGTGGTCTCCACCTAAATCGGTAACAGAATAACCTTTAATTTTCCCATTATTCTCGGTGAAACTTAATTTATAAGTAATAGACAAAGAATCGCTTAAAACCACCGCTCCAAAATAATTAAATTCATTCTGCGCCGCTGATTTTAAAATAATGCTAAAAAAAAGTAAACAAACTAAACATATTCTTAAATTCATAGTCTTTTTTTTCCTAAATTAGACTTACAAACATAAATCAATTAATTATGAAAATTAAATTATTACTTTCCTTTTTAATGGTAGTCTTAATGTACTCTACCAGTTATGCATCTTTTCCGGTTAAAAGATCACACACTACAACAAACAACACAGAAGTTACTACCACAAGTAGTACTGTTGATGTTTTAACTCCTATTGCTACGGTAGCAGCTAAAGACAAATGGGTTGGTGTGGCGTTATGGTTCTTTTTAGGTTGGCCATTTGCAGCACATAGATGGTATTATAAAAAACCTGTACTGTATAATATTTTATTTATTGTAACTCTTGGAGGACTAGGTATCTGGGCTATTATTGATTTAATTAACATCCTTACCGATAATTTCTAATTAAAAATTTAAATAAAAGACCAATCAAATATATTTGATTGGTCTTTTAAATGTTACAAACAAAAAAAGGAAGCAAATGCTTCCTTTTTTTTATGATACTATTTAATTAAGCATTTCGTTTAGCTTTTTTTTCTTCTCTTATTTCTTTTATTCTTTCAATTAAAGATCCTCCAATCCAATAAGGAATTACAAAGGTTAGTAAAAATATCATTAACCAAAATCCAATAGTAAGTATGGTTAAAAAAGCTAGAAATCCTAAATATTGGTCAAATTCGAACATAATTGTAAGTGTCTTTAATATATCTTAAGCAAAGATAATGTAACATATTTTGTTAAACAATAGTTAACCTAAAATTTATTAACAGCTATATTAACTTAAATCTGGTTGAGGCGTCATGCGTAAATAGGGTTTAATTTCTGTATGCCCTTTTGGAAACAACGCTGGTATCTCCTCATTTTTAACCGCTGGAGAGATAACACAATCGTCGCCACTTTGCCAGTTGGCAGGCGTCGCTAGTTTATGGTATGCCGTTAATTGTAATGAATCTATCACACGAAGTAATTCATCAAAATTTCTACCTGTTGATGCTGGATAAGTAATAATTAATTTCACTTTTTTATCGTTTCCTATAACAAAAACAGAACGTACAGTAAATTTATCACTAGCATTTGGATGAATCATATCGTATAATTCTGAAACCTTTCTATCTTCATCGGCAATTATTGGAAAGTTAACCGTTGTATTTTGAGTTTCATTTATATCTTTTATCCACCCCATGTGCGATTCTAAACCATCTACACTTAATGCAACTACCTTAACGTTGCGTTTATCAAATTCTGGTTTATACTTTGCAACAGTACCTAATTCGGTAGTACATACAGGAGTATAGTCTGCTGGATGAGAAAACAAAATTCCCCAACTATCTCCTAACCATTCGTGGAAATTAATTTCACCTTCAGAAGATTTTGCTGTAAAATTTGGAGCTGTATCTCCTAATCTAATTGTTGCCATAATTGTTATTTTTTCTTAAACTTTAATTCCTACTAAATTAATCAATTTAATATAATTAACAAAACAAGTTCGTTATAAGTTTGTTAAAAAATACTTATAAAAACTAACATATATCATGCGTGTTAACCTAGTAAAATAGTTAACTTTGTGTAGTTAATTAAATCATTTTAAGATGAGTTTTAGAATAGAAAAAGATACAATGGGCGAGGTTAAAGTGCCTGCCAATAAACTTTGGGGAGCTCAAACCGAGCGCTCTAGAAATAATTTTAAAATAGGCCCTTCTGCGTCTATGCCACTAGAAATAATCTATGGTTTTGCATATTTAAAAAAGGCTGCTGCTTACACCAATTGTGAACTAGGCGTTTTACCAATTGAGAAACGCGACTTAATTGCAGCTGTTTGTAATGAAATATTAGAAGGTAAGCACGACGACCAATTTCCGCTGGTAATCTGGCAAACAGGTTCGGGTACACAAAGTAACATGAATGTAAACGAAGTAATTGCAAACAGAGCACAACAATTAGCAGGAAAAATTATTGGTGAAGGCGAAAAGGCCATTCAACCGAATGATGATGTTAATAAATCGCAATCTTCTAACGATACGTTTCCAACGGGTATGCATATTGCAGCTTACAAAAAAATTGTTGAAGTAACCATTCCGGGAGTAAAGCAATTACGAGATACCTTAAAGAAAAAATCTGAAGAGTTTAAATCTGTTGTAAAAATTGGTCGTACCCATTTAATGGATGCTACTCCTTTAACCTTAGGTCAAGAATTATCGGGTTATGTAGCTCAATTAGATCATGGATTAAAAGCCCTAGAAAATACCTTACCACATTTAAGTGAACTCGCATTAGGTGGAACAGCCGTAGGAACTGGTTTAAACACACCAAAAGGTTATAGTAAACGCGTTGCCGAATATATTGCCGAGTTTACAGGCTTACCTTTTGTTACTGCACCCAACAAATTTGAAGCCTTAGCTGCTCACGATGCCCTAGTTGAAACTCACGGAGCACTAAAACAACTAGCCGTATCTTTAAATAAAATAGCTAACGATATTAGAATGATGGCTTCTGGCCCCAGAAGTGGTATTGGAGAAATTATAATCCCTGCAAATGAACCAGGAAGTTCAATTATGCCAGGAAAAGTTAATCCAACTCAATGTGAAGCATTAACTATGGTTTGTGCTCAAGTTTTAGGAAATGATGTTGCTATTTCTGTTGGCGGACTTCAAGGTCATTACGAATTAAACGTTTTCAAACCAGTTATGGCAGCCAATGTTTTACAATCTGCTCAATTAATAGGTGATGCTTGTGTGAGTTTTGATGAAAATTGTGCTATTGGCATAGAGCCTAATTATGAAGTAATAAAAACGTTATTAAACAATTCTTTAATGCTTGTTACTGCTTTAAATACTAAAATAGGATATTATAAAGCTGCTGAAATTGCTAATACTGCACATAAAAACGGTACTACTTTAAAACAAGAAGCTGTTAATTTAGGGTATGTTACTGCTGAAGATTATGATGAATGGGTAAAACCAGAAGACATGGTTGGTAGTTTAAAATAAGCTACTATCTTAAAAAATAAAAAAACAGGTAAATTTACATTTACCTGTTTTTTTTTGGTTGGTTAGTTTTAAATCCGAATAATTTCTTATTGGAAATCATTCAAATATATAAAATAACAACCTCTAAATTGTTAACATTTGTTAAACCAAATCTAATTTTTTTCTTATTCTACTTAATTGTACCGGAGTTATCCCTAAATAGGATGCAATATGATACTGTGGTATAATCTTATCAACTTCGGGTATTTGTTTTCTCAACTCCAAATACCTATCTGTTGCATTCAACGAAATAAGTTCAATCAATCTGTTTTCATAAAAACCATAAAATTTCTCTATAACCTTAATATATAGATTTTTAAGAGCAATATCGTTTTTACTTTTTTCAATAAACTTACAATAATTCATTTCAAATACTTCACAATCTGAAAGTGTTTCAAAAACAAAAGATGAAGGTTTTTTATCTATCAAAGCCGTTAAATGCCCTATTACAGAAATAGGCAAGTAAAAACTTTTATTGTATTCTTTTCCAGATTCTGTAATCATATAACAACGAATTTGACCAGAAAATATCATATATACTTTAGTTGGTACTTCATTCATTTTAATTAATTGAGTACCAGCTTTCACAGTTTTGAATTCAGAAATTTCTAAAAGCAACTGTACATGTTCTTCTGTTAACTCTGTATAAGAATTTAAAAACTCAACACCTTTAGTAATATCTATCATTGTATTAATTTATAAAAAAAGATAACATAAAATGTTATCTTTTTTATTATATCCATTTCAGAATTTAAAAATATATAAAGTAAATTGATTTAAATCACTTTTTTATACTTTTTTTATTCAAATAAAACATTTTTTTTTGTAAGGTTATGCTTATTTGTATTTATTGAAAGATAAACCTACCACGAACAATTACTTTAAGGTAAATTCTGAAGTCGACACTAAATCTTTCTCATTAAACACATTTACGATATAACGTCCTTTTTGAAATTCTTTATCGCCTTTAGATTCTACGAATTCACAGATATTTAAATTGGCATTTTCGTAATTAAATTTACTAATTGTGCTATAATTTAGACTAACAGCACCAAATTGTACTTGCTCATTTAAACCAAGGATGTTGTTTTTAGGATCTATAACTTGTATGTATAATTCTTGATCGCCTGCTTGTACTAATTTATTTTTAGCAACAATAAAACAAACTCTAATTTTATCACTTCTTCCTGCGCGCTCTGTTGGAATTACTTTTCCTGAAGTTCGAACAATAACACCACTGGCCTTTAAATCGACAGCTGTTAAAACTGCTGCATTAGAAACCACATCTGCTAAGGCATTGTTTTGAAGCAATAACGAATCGGTGAACATAGTGCGCTCTTCTAGCTGCACACGAGTACTATCTAAAGAACTGGCTAAATAAGAATTCTCTACTTTAAGTTTTTCATTTTGCTCTAATAAAACATCCATCTCTTTTTGAAGCGAGATATATTTTTGTTTATACTTCCATAAACTCTTAATGTTAGTTTCTGAAATTTTTAATGAATCTATTAAGCCTTGAATTCGATTACGTGCTTCTACTAAATTTTTGTTAGCTATTTCATTTTCGCCAATTGCCTCATCGTATTGTTTGGCCATGGCACTTAAATCATTCATAACTAACTGTTTTTGTTCTGTTAAGTCTTTTTCTACTTGAGCGCTTTTAGAATATAAATTCATTGTGTAAAAAGCGGTTCCTAAAAACAAAACCAATGCAATACCTAATGCTACTTTTAAACCTGTACTACTTTTACTATTTTCCATAATTTGTTTGTTTAAATTTTAAATTAATTTTTAGATGCCTTTTAATTTATAGAGGTTTTATTTTAGTTTTTCAAAATTTACAATTCTAAATAAATTTAAGAAATAGCTCATTTTAATGATAACAACATCCTATTTTAAAAGTGCATTTGATTTATATACGTGACAGTTAAAAGTTTGGATCTTGAAGCTTATTTTTTTTCGATAAACTAACAATATATGTGTTTTTTGTAAAACCTCTCTATTTAAAGATTTATAAATATTTCCTTTAACTCACTATAATTATTGATTTATGATGCATCAAAAATATTATAAATTTGAGCATATTGTAGCAAAACAATCGTTCTAGTATCATGTATTAAGCCGTTTTCTAACATTTTAATGGCTTCAGTAAAAGGAATTTCCAAAACCTCGATATCTTCATGTTCTGTATCTATACCTCCGCCCTCACTAACTTTCATATTATCTGTATATTCACCAATAAAAAAATGCATTTTTTCGGTCATAACTCCTGGAGATGAGTAAGCTTCATAAACTTTTTTCACCTCTTTAATTCTATAACCAACTTCTTCTTCAGTTTCACGAATAATACAAGCTTCAGGATGATCTTTATCTAACATGCCTGCACAAATTTCAACCAAAAAACCATCGTTATTATCGTTTAAAAATGTTGGCATCCTAAATTGTTTAACTAAAATAACGGTTTTCTTTAGTTTGTTATATAATAATATACCCGCACCATCGCCTCTATTATAAACCTCTCGCATTTGAGTCACCCAATTTCCGGATTTCATCTTATAATCAAAAACATATTTCTTTAAAATGTAATAATTATCGGAAAGTAATTCGTTTTTTATGTTCTTTAAATGTTCTGTATTCATTAGAAATATTGTTTTTTATAACATGATTTTACTATAGTAAATCTGTATTTAAGACTAATAATCAAGTGCTTTTAACCCGAAATATTCTTAATTTGGACTTAGAAATTACACACAATCAAATTATTACCTCTTAAATTGAAAAATAAATAAAATACATTATATTTGATACATAAACTAATCATTAGGATTTATTATGATTCAAAATTACTACAATTCTTTTCTAAAATTACCATTGATTAGTCAATCGAGCATTTTAACCATTTTAATTATTGCGTTTACCTTTTTTAGTATTCTTCTGTTATTGGGATTACGAAAATCTTATAAATTAAAAAAAGAAAACGAACGCTTAGAAAAATTAAGTGAAGAAATGTCTAAAAAAGAAGAAGAATACACCGACTTCACCGAAGGGCATATGTACCAATAAATATATTTATGATAGAGGGAATTTTTTGTTTAATTTTTATTTTGATAATGGCTTTAATTGCAGTTTGTATTAAAAGTGATTTATATGTTGACGAGCATAATTTAGCGATTCAAAATGAATTAGATACTTTCGATAAAAATTTTAAACATATCGAATCTATTGAGATAGATTCAAACTTTAAAACGGGCTCGGGACACTTATATCAATAAAAAAACGCCCACTTTACAGTGAGCGCTTTTCAAATATTATCTTACAAGTTTTTTATACTTAATACGTTTTGGAGTTAAATCACCACCCAAACGTTTCTTTTTGTTTTCTTCATATTCACTAAAACTTCCCTCAAAGAAATAAACTTGAGAATCGCCTTCAAAAGCTAAAATATGAGTACAAATTCTATCTAAAAACCATCTATCATGCGAAATAACTACGGCACAACCAGCAAAGTTTTCTAAACCTTCCTCTAATGCTCGTAAGGTATTTACATCAAGGTCGTTTGTAGGCTCATCTAAAAGCAATACGTTTCCTTCTTCTTTAAGCGTCATGGCTAAATGCAAGCGGTTACGCTCACCACCAGATAGTAATTTTACTTTTTTATTTTGCTCGCCACCAGAGAAATTAAAACGACTTAAATACGCTCTGGAATTTACCTCTCGGCCGCCCATTAAAATAAGCTCTTGCTCGTCGCTAAAATTTTGCCAAATTGTTTTTTCAGGATCGATGTTAGAGTGACTTTGGTCTACGTAGGCTATTTTTGCTGTTTCACCCACAACAAACTCGCCCTTATCTGGAGTTTGTTCGCCCATAATCATTCTAAAAATAGTGGTTTTACCAGCACCATTCGGGCCAATAACTCCTACAATACCGGCTTGTGGTAATTTAAAATTTAAATCTTCATAAAGTAATTTGTCATCAAATCCTTTACTAACTCCAACAGCTTCAATAACATTGGTACCTAAACGTGGACCGTTTGGAATGTATATTTCAAGTTTTTCATCAAGTTGTTTTTGGTCTTGACTCATTAACTTGTCGTAATTATTTAAACGTGCTTTTTGCTTGGTTTGACGTCCTTTAGCTCCTTGACGTACCCACTCCAACTCACGCTCTAATGTTTTTTGGCGCTTAGATGCTGTTTTACTTTCTTGTGCCAAACGTTTCGATTTCTGGTCTAACCAAGATGAGTAATTTCCTTTCCAAGGAATACCTTCTCCTCTATCTAATTCTAAAATCCAACCAGCTACGTTATCTAAAAAGTATCTATCGTGCGTTACAGCAATTACTGTTCCTTTATATTGTGCTAAATGCTGCTCTAACCAATGTACCGATTCGGCATCTAAGTGGTTGGTAGGCTCATCTAAAAGTAATACATCGGGTTCTTGCAATAATAATCGGCATAAAGCAACACGACGTTTTTCACCACCAGATAAAACACTTATTTTTTTATCGCCATCGGGTGTACGAAGCGCATCCATAGCAATTTCTAATTTTGTATCCAGTTCCCAAGCATTTGAAGCATCAATTTTATCCTGTAGTTCGGCTTGACGGTTCATGAGTTTGTCCATTTTATCGGGGTCGCTATAAACCTCTTCTAAACCAAACATATCATTTATTTTATTGTATTCTTCAAGAATCGCAACCGTTTCGGCAGCACCTTCTCTAACAATTTCAATAACTGTTTTTGTTTCGTCTAATTTTGGTTCTTGCTCTAAATAACCAACCGAATAATCTTGTAAAAAGGTAACATCGCCTTGATAATTTTTATCTACACCTGCAATAATTTTAAGCAAAGTAGACTTACCCGAACCATTTAAACCTAAAATTCCAATTTTAGCTCCGTAGAAAAAACTTAGGTAAATATTTTTTAAAACTGGTGTATTAGCACCTTGAAATGTCTTAGTTAAACCAGACATTGAGAAAATAACTTTCTTATCGTCACTCATTTTGTAACTACTATTTTTTTGTTAGAAGAAATTAAACGCGGCCTTTTAATGCATTAAAAACCCAGGCAATGGCAAAGAAACCAAAACCCACAGCAGCAAAACCCCAACCTGCAACATCATCGTATCTAAAAGCGCCAAGCGCTATTAAACTTAATCCTACTATTATCATTATTGTTGTGGCCCAAGCCAATACTGTATTTTTATTCATTGCCATAGTTAGTTGTATAAATTTAATAAAGGCAAATATCGTGTTTTTACTACTAAATTTAAAACTTAAAAAAAATATATTCTTATAAAGTTAAAATTGATAAAATTTGAAATAGGAATCTTTAACATATTTAAGGCAGGTCTTTTTAAAAACTCATTTTTATTCGCAAATTATTTCTAAATAACAACTTTCAGAAGAATATTCTAAAGACTCTTTAATTAACTTTTTTTTATTGTTTAAAAAAAGTTTAAATCATGAACAAGCAACTATTTTTGCGCTTGATTTTTACATAAAAAAGCCCAATTAAATTTATTATGAATAAAGCCTTATTATCTCTAGCCATTGGAGGTTTTGGAATTGGACTCACTGAATTTGTTATCATGGGAATTTTACCAGATGTTGCAAACGCTTTTAGTATTTCCATTCCAAAAGCTGGTCATTTTATTTCTGCCTATGCACTCGGTGTTGTTGTTGGCGCCCCATTATTAACGGGCATAGGCAGTAAATGGGCCGCTAACAAGGTATTATTGGGATTAATGATTTGGTTTACAGTATTTAATACCCTTTCTGCATTTGCCTCTGGTTATAATTCGTTCATGGTTTTAAGATTTATGTCCGGGTTGCCCCATGGGGCATTTTTTGGTATAGGCGCGGTCGTTGCTGGCAAACTATCAAAAAAAGGTAAAGAGGCACAAGGAATAGCCATTATGTTTAGCGGCTTAACAATAGCCAATTTAATGGGGGTTCCTTTAGGAACTTATTTAGGGAAGCATTTTAACTGGAGTATCTCATTTTTAATGGTTGGTATTGTGGGTGTTTTAGCTGTTTTAAGTGTTAAATTCTGGATGCCATTATTAAAACAATCTTCTGAAGTTAATTTCTTTAAAGAATTCAAAATTTTTAAACGCTTGGAACTGTGGTTAATTATTTTACTAACAACCATTGGTACTGGTGGATTTTTTGCTTGGTATAGTTACATTTCACCCTTAATAACAGATGTAGCAGGACATTCTAAAGAAATGGTTTCGTATGCCATGATTTTAGCAGGATTAGGTATGGTTATAGGAAACTTTCTAGGAGCAAAATTGGCAGAACGATTTATACCAATACAT contains the following coding sequences:
- a CDS encoding NUDIX domain-containing protein, whose translation is MNTEHLKNIKNELLSDNYYILKKYVFDYKMKSGNWVTQMREVYNRGDGAGILLYNKLKKTVILVKQFRMPTFLNDNNDGFLVEICAGMLDKDHPEACIIRETEEEVGYRIKEVKKVYEAYSSPGVMTEKMHFFIGEYTDNMKVSEGGGIDTEHEDIEVLEIPFTEAIKMLENGLIHDTRTIVLLQYAQIYNIFDAS
- the ettA gene encoding energy-dependent translational throttle protein EttA; this encodes MSDDKKVIFSMSGLTKTFQGANTPVLKNIYLSFFYGAKIGILGLNGSGKSTLLKIIAGVDKNYQGDVTFLQDYSVGYLEQEPKLDETKTVIEIVREGAAETVAILEEYNKINDMFGLEEVYSDPDKMDKLMNRQAELQDKIDASNAWELDTKLEIAMDALRTPDGDKKISVLSGGEKRRVALCRLLLQEPDVLLLDEPTNHLDAESVHWLEQHLAQYKGTVIAVTHDRYFLDNVAGWILELDRGEGIPWKGNYSSWLDQKSKRLAQESKTASKRQKTLERELEWVRQGAKGRQTKQKARLNNYDKLMSQDQKQLDEKLEIYIPNGPRLGTNVIEAVGVSKGFDDKLLYEDLNFKLPQAGIVGVIGPNGAGKTTIFRMIMGEQTPDKGEFVVGETAKIAYVDQSHSNIDPEKTIWQNFSDEQELILMGGREVNSRAYLSRFNFSGGEQNKKVKLLSGGERNRLHLAMTLKEEGNVLLLDEPTNDLDVNTLRALEEGLENFAGCAVVISHDRWFLDRICTHILAFEGDSQVYFFEGSFSEYEENKKKRLGGDLTPKRIKYKKLVR
- a CDS encoding CAL67264 family membrane protein yields the protein MAMNKNTVLAWATTIMIIVGLSLIALGAFRYDDVAGWGFAAVGFGFFAIAWVFNALKGRV
- a CDS encoding MFS transporter — its product is MNKALLSLAIGGFGIGLTEFVIMGILPDVANAFSISIPKAGHFISAYALGVVVGAPLLTGIGSKWAANKVLLGLMIWFTVFNTLSAFASGYNSFMVLRFMSGLPHGAFFGIGAVVAGKLSKKGKEAQGIAIMFSGLTIANLMGVPLGTYLGKHFNWSISFLMVGIVGVLAVLSVKFWMPLLKQSSEVNFFKEFKIFKRLELWLIILLTTIGTGGFFAWYSYISPLITDVAGHSKEMVSYAMILAGLGMVIGNFLGAKLAERFIPIHAIIIILIFMVFCLSLNTFLASSKILVLVMTFVIGIICFCISTPIQLAIINASKGSETLGSSLNQSAFNIGNASGAYLAGIPIAMGYGYTSADWVGAAMAATGVIIAFVIMLLRKSKFKEKSKTQLSYSN